A stretch of Lysobacter sp. K5869 DNA encodes these proteins:
- a CDS encoding arginyltransferase, giving the protein MGTQPQPDSDDLRLFHTGEHACGYWPERIARDLVLDPRDPRLRDWYPHALGWGFRRSGDIVYRPHCSGCRACVAVRIPVDRFQPDRSQRRCLARNAQVEMRVHRAERTPEQLALYRRYLASRHAGGGMDGHGAIEFDQFLIGSWSENRFLELREAGHGRLLAVAVTDVVEDALSAVYTFYDPDLADRSLGTLAILRQIEWARRERRKHLYLGYWIAGHPKMDYKRRFRPLEAFDGRDWRVFTHS; this is encoded by the coding sequence ATGGGCACGCAACCGCAGCCGGACAGCGACGACCTCCGCCTGTTCCACACCGGCGAGCACGCTTGCGGCTATTGGCCCGAGCGCATCGCCCGCGATCTGGTGCTCGACCCGCGCGATCCGCGCCTGCGCGACTGGTATCCGCACGCGCTGGGCTGGGGCTTCCGCCGCTCCGGTGACATCGTCTACCGCCCGCATTGCAGCGGCTGCCGCGCCTGCGTCGCGGTGCGCATTCCGGTGGATCGCTTCCAGCCCGACCGCAGCCAGCGCCGCTGCCTCGCGCGCAACGCGCAGGTGGAGATGCGCGTGCACCGCGCCGAGCGCACGCCCGAGCAACTGGCGCTGTACCGGCGCTATCTCGCCTCGCGCCACGCCGGCGGCGGCATGGACGGCCACGGCGCGATCGAGTTCGATCAATTCCTGATCGGCAGTTGGAGCGAGAACCGCTTCCTGGAACTGCGCGAAGCCGGTCACGGCCGCTTGCTCGCGGTCGCGGTCACCGATGTGGTCGAGGACGCGCTGTCGGCGGTCTACACCTTCTACGACCCCGACCTCGCCGACCGCAGCCTGGGCACGCTGGCGATCCTGCGCCAGATCGAATGGGCGCGGCGCGAGCGGCGCAAGCATCTGTACCTGGGTTACTGGATCGCCGGCCATCCGAAGATGGACTACAAGCGCCGTTTTCGACCGTTGGAGGCCTTCGATGGCCGCGACTGGCGGGTTTTTACACATTCGTAA